A DNA window from Luteolibacter luteus contains the following coding sequences:
- a CDS encoding DUF1579 domain-containing protein — MKTRSFLQSLFASLMLGSTALFAQEMPEMPKPQSEHKWLEQFVGEWQSEMECHMGPDQEPMKNKMTEKARSVGGFWLVSEGSGEAMGTPFTSILTLGYDPQKKKFIGTWVDSMMGKMWNYEGSLSDDQKTLTLNTEGPCPMQGGKICQFKEVITLQDKDHKTFTSSVKGEDGKWTTIMNAKSTRTK; from the coding sequence ATGAAGACCCGTTCCTTCCTCCAAAGCCTTTTCGCCTCCCTCATGCTCGGTAGCACCGCCCTCTTCGCCCAGGAAATGCCCGAGATGCCGAAGCCACAGTCCGAGCACAAGTGGCTCGAACAATTCGTCGGCGAATGGCAGTCCGAAATGGAATGCCACATGGGCCCTGACCAAGAGCCCATGAAAAACAAGATGACCGAGAAGGCCCGCTCGGTCGGTGGCTTCTGGCTTGTCTCCGAGGGAAGCGGCGAGGCCATGGGCACCCCCTTCACCAGCATCCTCACCCTCGGGTATGACCCCCAGAAGAAGAAGTTCATCGGCACCTGGGTCGATTCGATGATGGGCAAGATGTGGAACTACGAGGGCAGCCTCTCCGATGACCAGAAGACCCTCACCCTGAACACGGAGGGTCCCTGCCCGATGCAAGGCGGCAAAATCTGCCAATTCAAGGAAGTGATCACGCTTCAGGACAAGGACCACAAGACTTTCACCAGCAGCGTGAAGGGCGAAGATGGAAAGTGGACCACGATCATGAACGCAAAGTCCACCCGCACCAAATAA
- a CDS encoding DUF899 domain-containing protein — MSTQSSTLEPEATLENHPVVSREKWLAARKELLKKEKELYRTRDRLCAQRRELPWVKVDENYIFDGPEGKVTLSDLFRGRSQLIIYHFMFGPGWKEGCGGCSFLCDHFDSARLHFEHRDVAFAAVSRAPLAEFAGFKKRMGWKFPWVSSANNDFNYDYHVSFTEEQVAKGDASYNYAPETEAGESHGMSVFYKNEAGEIFHTYSTYARGGEEALTTFMMMDLTPKGRNEEGTMSWVRLHDTYDESEKSPCGCSSKEDKA, encoded by the coding sequence ATGAGCACGCAATCATCAACCTTGGAACCGGAAGCCACCCTGGAGAATCATCCGGTAGTCTCCCGTGAGAAATGGCTCGCGGCCCGTAAGGAGCTACTGAAAAAGGAGAAGGAGCTCTACCGGACACGTGATCGGCTCTGCGCCCAACGCCGCGAGCTTCCCTGGGTGAAGGTGGACGAGAACTACATCTTCGACGGACCTGAGGGAAAGGTTACGCTCTCCGATCTCTTCCGCGGCCGGAGCCAGCTCATCATCTATCATTTCATGTTCGGGCCCGGCTGGAAGGAGGGCTGTGGCGGCTGCTCCTTCCTCTGCGACCACTTCGACAGCGCGCGCCTGCACTTCGAGCATCGGGATGTCGCTTTCGCGGCGGTGTCACGGGCTCCGCTGGCGGAGTTCGCGGGCTTCAAGAAGCGCATGGGCTGGAAGTTCCCATGGGTTTCCTCCGCAAACAACGACTTCAACTACGACTACCATGTCTCCTTCACCGAGGAGCAGGTAGCCAAGGGCGACGCGAGCTATAACTACGCACCGGAAACCGAGGCCGGCGAATCGCACGGCATGAGCGTCTTCTACAAGAACGAGGCCGGCGAGATCTTCCACACCTACTCCACCTATGCGCGGGGTGGCGAGGAAGCGCTGACAACCTTCATGATGATGGATCTCACGCCGAAGGGCCGGAATGAAGAAGGAACCATGAGCTGGGTCCGCCTTCACGACACCTACGACGAGTCGGAGAAGTCACCCTGCGGTTGCAGCTCGAAGGAGGACAAAGCATGA
- a CDS encoding RNA polymerase sigma factor, with translation MSAPPSPNPEIPKLTEHLFRHETGKLVSALTRIFGIHRLQLAEDVVQEAMIRALQTWPYYGVPDNPAAWLMQTAKRRALDIIRREKLFHEKQPEIAASIERLPEEIDGPQFEDEIRDDRLRLIFACCHPLISLEDQTALALKTLCGFGIPEIASAFLTSEAAIAKRLTRAKQRIQDQGIPFEIPAGAELESRLDGVLHVLYLLFNEGYKASNGHSVVREDLCREAIRLASLLAAHPAGDLPRTHALLSVMLLDSARIPAREDDQGNILRLKDQDRSHWDHGLIGAGIMHLARASTGNHLSEYHLQAGIAACHCTAPDYADTDWTRILSHYDRWVEISDSPIVALNRAVAVANVHGAQAGMEAIKAIAKPEQLETYYLFHAVIGDFEERLDRRLEAAARFSKAMELTGVASERSFLEERQRACETNTPFRPGKHKGPSRSS, from the coding sequence GTGAGCGCGCCTCCTTCGCCCAATCCCGAGATCCCGAAGCTGACCGAGCACCTCTTCCGGCATGAGACCGGCAAGCTGGTCTCGGCCCTGACCCGGATCTTCGGCATTCACCGCCTGCAATTGGCGGAGGATGTGGTTCAGGAGGCGATGATCCGGGCACTACAAACCTGGCCCTACTACGGGGTTCCCGACAATCCCGCCGCTTGGCTGATGCAAACGGCAAAGCGGCGGGCGCTCGATATCATCCGGCGCGAAAAGCTGTTCCACGAAAAGCAGCCGGAAATCGCAGCCTCGATCGAGCGCCTACCCGAAGAAATTGATGGCCCGCAATTCGAGGACGAGATCCGCGACGATCGCCTGCGCCTCATCTTCGCCTGCTGTCACCCCCTGATCTCGCTGGAAGACCAGACCGCCCTCGCCTTGAAGACGCTGTGCGGATTCGGCATTCCCGAAATCGCCAGCGCCTTTCTAACAAGCGAAGCCGCCATCGCAAAGCGGCTCACCCGTGCGAAGCAGCGCATCCAGGATCAGGGCATCCCTTTCGAGATTCCCGCGGGTGCGGAACTCGAGTCCCGGCTCGATGGCGTTTTACACGTGCTCTATCTCCTTTTCAACGAAGGCTACAAGGCATCGAACGGCCACAGCGTGGTGCGGGAGGATCTCTGCCGCGAAGCCATCCGTCTCGCCAGCCTGCTCGCCGCGCATCCCGCGGGAGACCTGCCGCGCACGCACGCACTCCTCTCCGTGATGCTGCTCGACTCCGCGCGCATTCCCGCGCGCGAGGACGACCAGGGAAACATCCTGCGCCTCAAAGACCAGGATCGCAGCCACTGGGATCACGGTCTCATCGGCGCGGGCATCATGCATCTGGCCAGAGCCTCCACCGGTAATCACCTCAGCGAGTATCACCTGCAAGCGGGCATCGCCGCCTGCCACTGCACCGCGCCGGACTATGCGGATACCGATTGGACCCGCATCCTTTCCCACTACGACCGCTGGGTGGAAATCAGCGATTCACCGATCGTCGCCCTGAACCGCGCCGTTGCCGTCGCCAATGTCCACGGCGCGCAAGCCGGGATGGAAGCGATCAAGGCCATCGCCAAGCCCGAGCAACTGGAGACCTACTACCTCTTCCACGCGGTCATCGGTGACTTTGAAGAGCGCCTCGATCGCCGCTTGGAAGCCGCCGCCCGTTTCAGCAAGGCCATGGAGCTGACCGGCGTCGCCTCAGAGCGCTCGTTCCTCGAAGAACGCCAGCGCGCCTGTGAAACGAACACGCCCTTCCGCCCCGGCAAGCACAAGGGCCCTTCCCGCAGCTCCTGA
- a CDS encoding 4'-phosphopantetheinyl transferase family protein, with the protein MIVHVVDPSALADEDALLSLTALEHEQAARFRFEKDARHWRACRSALRRILGEILEIESVFVPLDFAEFGKPFLRDPFGDLHFNLSHCHDLALVAVSCDGPVGVDLEAENRGRSLLGCEQAFCHPEEMATLPEDEELRSGTLLDLWTGKEALLKGLGTGMSLAPETVSLIPRGEHGAGTYPRLQGFKLHRLDHPRLEQHVARLAAPLSSERILIVG; encoded by the coding sequence GTGATCGTTCACGTGGTCGATCCCTCGGCCCTTGCGGACGAGGACGCGCTGCTTTCCCTAACGGCGCTCGAGCACGAGCAGGCAGCGCGCTTCCGATTTGAGAAGGATGCCCGCCACTGGCGCGCCTGCCGCAGCGCCCTGCGCCGGATCCTCGGGGAGATTCTGGAGATCGAGTCGGTCTTTGTCCCTTTGGACTTCGCGGAGTTCGGCAAACCCTTCCTCCGCGATCCCTTCGGCGACCTGCATTTCAATCTATCCCACTGCCACGACCTCGCGCTGGTTGCGGTTTCCTGTGATGGCCCTGTCGGTGTGGACCTCGAAGCCGAGAACCGCGGCCGGAGCCTCCTTGGCTGCGAACAAGCCTTCTGCCATCCGGAGGAAATGGCGACCCTTCCGGAAGACGAGGAATTACGGAGCGGCACCCTGCTTGACCTCTGGACCGGTAAGGAAGCCCTCTTGAAAGGGCTGGGCACCGGCATGTCCCTCGCCCCGGAAACGGTCTCTTTGATCCCAAGAGGCGAGCACGGCGCCGGCACCTATCCCCGCTTGCAGGGCTTCAAGCTTCATCGCCTCGACCATCCGCGCCTGGAACAACACGTGGCCCGCTTGGCTGCCCCCCTCTCCTCGGAACGGATCCTGATTGTCGGCTAA
- a CDS encoding NCS2 family permease, translating into MLERLFRLREKGTTPATELIAGCTTFAAMAYILIVNPTILADAGMPREALVTATALGAAIASLLMALLANLPLAMAPGMGINAFFAYAVCIGMGVPWQSALALVFLNGVIFLLLSLSGVRERIVHALPISLKAAICAGIGLFIAFIGLKNGGMIVAHPATFVALGDLTQPPVALFAVGILLTCVLIARGAPAAVLIAITVLALAGFAVPDGQGGMITKLPASLVSPPASLEPLFLKLDFSFILKEPLKALPVVLALLLVDLFDNLGTLIAVTKRAGLVNEKGEIPGLSRALVADSLAAILSSLLGTSTVVSYVESATGAQAGGRTGLTAVVVAILFLVALVFTPLILAIPTVAVAPVLVVVGILMFSSVMEIDLSRFEIAAPAVLTIATMPMAFSISTGIGIGVITMVAIALGTGKNRESLTPFTCGLAVVFLIHFMEPLLFRMIGK; encoded by the coding sequence ATGCTAGAGCGCCTCTTCCGTCTCCGCGAAAAGGGAACCACGCCCGCCACGGAACTCATCGCCGGCTGCACCACTTTCGCCGCGATGGCCTACATCCTGATCGTGAATCCCACGATCCTCGCGGACGCCGGGATGCCGCGTGAAGCCTTGGTTACAGCCACAGCGCTCGGGGCGGCCATCGCGAGCTTGCTAATGGCCTTACTAGCGAATCTGCCACTCGCGATGGCACCAGGGATGGGCATCAATGCCTTCTTTGCTTATGCGGTTTGCATCGGCATGGGCGTGCCTTGGCAGAGTGCGCTCGCGCTGGTCTTTCTCAATGGCGTCATCTTCCTGCTGCTCTCCTTGAGCGGCGTCCGCGAGCGTATCGTGCATGCCCTGCCGATTTCGCTGAAGGCGGCGATTTGCGCCGGTATCGGTCTCTTCATTGCCTTCATCGGATTGAAGAACGGAGGAATGATCGTCGCCCACCCCGCGACCTTCGTCGCTTTGGGCGATCTCACCCAGCCGCCGGTTGCACTCTTCGCAGTGGGGATCTTGCTCACGTGTGTACTGATCGCACGGGGTGCTCCCGCAGCGGTGCTCATCGCGATCACCGTGCTTGCCCTTGCAGGATTTGCCGTGCCGGACGGGCAGGGTGGAATGATCACGAAGCTTCCCGCATCGCTCGTTTCCCCACCTGCCTCGCTCGAGCCGCTTTTTCTCAAGCTCGACTTCAGTTTCATCCTGAAGGAGCCGCTGAAGGCGCTGCCCGTTGTCCTCGCGCTGCTGCTGGTGGATCTCTTCGATAACCTCGGCACGCTCATCGCCGTCACGAAGCGCGCCGGGCTGGTGAATGAAAAAGGGGAGATTCCCGGACTCTCGCGAGCCCTCGTGGCGGACTCGCTGGCGGCCATCCTTTCCTCGCTGCTCGGCACCTCCACCGTGGTCAGTTATGTCGAAAGCGCGACCGGTGCTCAAGCTGGCGGGCGGACGGGACTGACTGCCGTGGTCGTGGCGATCCTCTTCCTGGTGGCGCTGGTCTTTACGCCGCTCATCCTTGCGATCCCCACGGTGGCCGTGGCACCGGTCTTGGTCGTGGTCGGCATCCTGATGTTCAGCAGCGTGATGGAGATCGATCTCTCACGCTTCGAGATTGCCGCTCCTGCGGTGCTGACCATCGCCACCATGCCGATGGCCTTTAGCATTAGCACAGGCATCGGCATCGGAGTTATCACGATGGTGGCGATCGCTCTCGGGACCGGAAAGAACCGCGAGAGCCTGACGCCTTTCACCTGTGGTCTCGCGGTGGTCTTCCTGATTCACTTCATGGAACCGCTGCTCTTCCGGATGATCGGGAAATAA
- a CDS encoding alkaline phosphatase D family protein, producing the protein MQPLFPIDASRHSRRSFLGASGSMLLALSAGRVWGNALVAKENPSFQAYPFQLGVASGDPSADGFVLWTRLAPQPLEGGGMPNEAVWVYWQVAEDEAMTKVVASGKELASPDWAHSVHVEVTGLQADRWYWYQFKAGAEISQKGRSRTLESPNKAANQTSQLKMAFASCQHFETGFYTAYKHMLEESPDIVFHLGDYIYEGPSRDGQVRRHNSPEIVSLLDYRNRHAQYKSDPSLQAMHAAAPWVVTWDDHELDNNYAGDIPEEKGWVDTETFLKRRAAAYQAYYEHMPLRAACVPKGPGMQLYRSVRHGSLVDFHVLDTRQYRTDQPNGDGMKRPGKAAMDPNGTLLGKIQREWLFAELGKSRATWNVLAQQIMMARVDRAIGEQESCSMDQWPGYEFERQAVLKAFQDLKVSNPIVLTGDIHTHWANELTLMPGRPDAPVVGSEFVCTSITSNADGVEKPKGLEEMIAENPFVKFHSARRGYVSCVINNTEWRTDFRTVNYVTRPDAPLKTPASFVVESGKPAVVHA; encoded by the coding sequence ATGCAGCCGCTCTTTCCGATCGATGCCTCGCGTCATTCCCGCCGGTCCTTCCTCGGGGCCTCGGGTTCCATGCTCCTCGCCCTGAGTGCCGGGCGGGTCTGGGGAAATGCCCTTGTCGCCAAGGAGAACCCCTCTTTCCAAGCCTATCCTTTCCAGCTGGGCGTCGCCTCCGGTGACCCTTCCGCCGATGGCTTCGTGCTTTGGACGCGCCTCGCGCCCCAGCCGCTCGAAGGTGGCGGCATGCCGAATGAAGCGGTGTGGGTGTACTGGCAAGTGGCCGAGGATGAAGCGATGACCAAGGTCGTCGCCAGCGGCAAAGAGCTGGCCAGCCCGGACTGGGCGCACTCCGTGCACGTTGAGGTCACCGGCCTGCAGGCGGACCGCTGGTACTGGTATCAATTCAAGGCGGGTGCCGAGATCAGCCAGAAAGGCCGCAGCCGCACGCTGGAAAGCCCGAACAAGGCTGCGAACCAGACCTCCCAGCTGAAGATGGCTTTCGCCTCTTGCCAGCATTTCGAGACCGGCTTCTACACCGCCTACAAGCACATGCTCGAGGAGAGCCCGGACATCGTCTTCCACCTCGGCGACTACATTTATGAAGGCCCGAGCCGCGATGGCCAAGTCCGCCGCCATAACAGCCCGGAGATCGTCAGCCTGCTCGATTACCGCAACCGCCACGCGCAGTACAAGTCCGATCCCTCGCTCCAAGCGATGCACGCTGCCGCGCCATGGGTGGTGACCTGGGACGACCACGAACTCGACAACAACTATGCGGGTGACATTCCGGAAGAGAAGGGCTGGGTCGATACCGAGACCTTCCTGAAGCGCCGCGCCGCAGCTTACCAAGCCTACTACGAGCACATGCCGCTTCGCGCCGCGTGTGTTCCGAAGGGGCCTGGCATGCAGCTTTATCGCAGCGTGCGCCACGGCAGCTTGGTGGATTTCCACGTGCTCGACACCCGCCAGTACCGCACCGACCAGCCGAATGGTGATGGGATGAAGCGCCCGGGCAAGGCCGCGATGGATCCGAACGGCACGCTGCTTGGCAAAATCCAGCGCGAGTGGCTCTTTGCCGAACTCGGCAAGTCCCGCGCCACTTGGAACGTGCTCGCCCAGCAGATCATGATGGCCCGCGTGGATCGTGCGATCGGTGAGCAGGAAAGCTGCAGCATGGATCAGTGGCCCGGCTACGAATTCGAGCGCCAGGCAGTCTTGAAGGCCTTTCAAGACCTGAAGGTTTCCAATCCAATCGTCCTCACTGGCGACATCCACACGCACTGGGCGAATGAGCTGACCCTCATGCCCGGACGCCCGGATGCCCCGGTGGTGGGCAGTGAGTTTGTCTGCACCTCGATCACCTCGAATGCCGATGGTGTCGAGAAGCCGAAGGGCTTGGAAGAGATGATCGCGGAGAATCCCTTCGTGAAGTTCCACAGCGCCCGCCGTGGCTACGTGAGCTGTGTCATCAACAATACTGAGTGGCGCACCGACTTCCGCACGGTGAACTACGTGACGCGTCCGGATGCCCCGTTGAAGACCCCGGCTTCCTTCGTGGTCGAAAGCGGCAAGCCGGCCGTGGTTCACGCCTGA
- a CDS encoding PP2C family protein-serine/threonine phosphatase encodes MTSPDPENPSHPLEINWSGMTHVGRFRTNNEDAFLALNFDAHEIRYLGKTGSGTMKESDYVFAVSDGMGGAKSGEFASKIAVEKITRLLPPSFGMAAQHLESGFSDILRELFERIHGSISDLGRYYPECHGMGATLSLCWFMPGWMCFSHIGDSRIYYLPQEGEMLQVTHDHSHVGWLRRSGKINEREARTHPGRSSLSQALGGGNQKIDPHIGRVQCRPGDRFLICSDGLVDGLWDRRLNELSRKHLCAETLVNEAVADSGRDNTTALIIEVK; translated from the coding sequence GTGACCTCGCCCGACCCCGAAAACCCGTCCCATCCCCTTGAAATCAACTGGTCCGGCATGACCCATGTCGGCAGGTTCCGGACCAACAACGAGGATGCCTTCCTCGCCCTGAATTTCGACGCCCATGAGATCCGCTACCTCGGCAAGACCGGAAGCGGGACCATGAAGGAGTCGGACTACGTTTTCGCCGTCAGCGACGGCATGGGCGGGGCCAAGTCAGGAGAGTTCGCCAGCAAGATCGCGGTGGAAAAGATCACCCGCCTGCTACCTCCCAGCTTCGGCATGGCCGCGCAGCATCTGGAATCCGGCTTCTCCGACATCTTGCGGGAGCTCTTCGAGCGGATCCACGGGTCCATCAGTGATTTGGGCCGCTACTACCCGGAGTGCCACGGCATGGGTGCCACCCTTAGCCTCTGCTGGTTCATGCCCGGCTGGATGTGCTTCAGCCACATCGGGGACAGCCGCATCTATTACCTCCCGCAGGAGGGAGAAATGCTACAGGTCACCCACGACCACTCCCACGTCGGCTGGCTCCGCCGCTCAGGAAAAATCAATGAACGCGAAGCCCGCACCCACCCGGGACGCAGCTCGCTGTCGCAAGCGCTCGGCGGTGGGAACCAGAAGATCGACCCCCACATCGGCCGCGTCCAATGCCGTCCGGGCGACCGCTTTCTCATTTGCTCGGACGGTCTGGTGGACGGCCTTTGGGATCGCCGCCTGAATGAACTCTCGCGAAAGCATCTCTGCGCGGAGACCCTGGTGAACGAAGCCGTGGCCGACTCCGGCCGGGACAACACCACCGCGCTGATCATCGAGGTAAAATAG
- a CDS encoding nucleotidyltransferase family protein, whose translation MKIGALVLAAGKASRFGSPKQLLEIDGVTLLDRACLTALAAGCDPVLRVIGAHAEEILARECPARVWTFHHADWEQGMGSSLASGVRHLLDLAPDIEAVLVLLSDQPAVTTDLLEAMFAALREPVPSIVLCDHGEATGPPALFAAEHFDRLLGLGGDQGARVIASRHPEAVGKVPFPEGAWDIDSPEVWERFTRARDASSKPQSP comes from the coding sequence ATGAAGATCGGAGCGCTTGTGCTGGCGGCGGGAAAGGCGAGCCGCTTCGGCTCCCCGAAGCAGCTGCTGGAGATTGATGGCGTGACCCTGCTGGATCGCGCATGCCTCACCGCGCTCGCCGCGGGCTGTGATCCGGTGCTCCGCGTCATCGGCGCACACGCGGAGGAGATCCTTGCCCGCGAATGTCCTGCCCGGGTGTGGACCTTCCATCACGCGGATTGGGAGCAGGGAATGGGAAGTTCGCTCGCCTCCGGAGTCAGGCATCTGCTGGACCTTGCTCCTGATATTGAGGCGGTACTGGTGCTGCTTTCGGATCAGCCTGCAGTCACAACTGACCTGTTAGAGGCGATGTTTGCCGCACTGCGGGAGCCGGTGCCCTCGATCGTTCTTTGTGATCACGGGGAGGCAACGGGACCTCCTGCTCTTTTCGCTGCCGAGCACTTTGACCGGCTGCTTGGGCTTGGCGGAGATCAAGGGGCTAGGGTGATTGCGTCCCGGCACCCGGAGGCGGTGGGGAAAGTGCCATTTCCGGAGGGGGCTTGGGATATCGATTCGCCGGAAGTTTGGGAGAGATTCACTCGGGCTCGGGATGCCAGTTCGAAGCCGCAATCCCCATGA
- a CDS encoding XdhC family protein codes for MSDWPFLFDFARKHREGRLALASLVAREGSSYRQPGARMLIAEDGSFTGSLSGGCLEEGIANAARQVFAEGAPRKMTIDTRPHFGCPGKLHVLIEEIPAALPLVVESALRERRPISLVTDDAGTRVGSRGSDEALIEKVEPPVRLIVVGWTPDIEPVLSFAASLGWQRHRVVREQRMIAETPRVAGEAIRALSADELREHYVPDDSTAVLMMTHHLATDLAFLREILPAGYGYVGLLGSRRRRETLLGELGSLGLLEDPSVTDRFYAPVGLDLGGHHPASIALAIVAEIQAALAGAPAGFLRDRKGSIHAVSVSA; via the coding sequence ATGAGCGATTGGCCATTTCTCTTCGACTTCGCCCGCAAGCATCGGGAGGGCAGGCTTGCGCTTGCCTCGCTGGTGGCTCGTGAAGGTTCGAGCTACCGGCAGCCAGGCGCGCGAATGTTGATTGCGGAGGACGGCAGCTTCACGGGCTCGCTGAGTGGAGGGTGTCTTGAGGAAGGCATCGCCAACGCTGCGCGCCAGGTGTTTGCCGAAGGTGCGCCGCGGAAGATGACGATCGATACGCGTCCGCACTTCGGCTGTCCGGGGAAATTGCACGTTCTGATCGAGGAGATTCCTGCTGCGCTTCCGTTGGTTGTGGAGTCAGCACTCCGTGAGCGGCGACCCATCAGCTTGGTGACCGATGATGCGGGCACGCGCGTCGGATCACGAGGCTCCGATGAAGCCCTGATCGAAAAGGTGGAGCCGCCGGTCCGCTTGATCGTGGTCGGTTGGACGCCGGACATCGAGCCGGTGCTGTCCTTCGCGGCTTCACTTGGTTGGCAGCGCCACCGGGTGGTGCGAGAGCAGCGGATGATTGCCGAGACGCCTCGGGTGGCGGGGGAAGCAATCCGTGCACTCTCTGCCGACGAACTGAGGGAACACTACGTGCCCGATGACTCCACGGCAGTACTGATGATGACCCATCACCTGGCGACGGACCTCGCCTTCCTGCGCGAAATCCTGCCGGCGGGCTATGGCTATGTCGGTTTGTTGGGATCGCGAAGGCGTCGCGAGACCTTGCTCGGTGAGCTGGGCTCGTTGGGGCTTCTCGAAGATCCTTCCGTCACCGATCGCTTTTATGCACCGGTCGGGCTCGATCTTGGCGGGCATCATCCCGCGTCGATTGCGCTCGCGATTGTTGCGGAGATCCAGGCTGCCCTCGCTGGTGCGCCCGCAGGATTCCTGCGCGACCGCAAGGGCTCGATCCATGCCGTCTCCGTTTCCGCATGA
- a CDS encoding glutamine synthetase beta-grasp domain-containing protein, translating to MPKFKLEYIWLDGYTPVPNLRSKTQLKDFDSFPTLEQLPNWGFDGSSTQQAEGRSSDCVLKPVALYPDGSRNNGILVMCEVMMPDGVTPHPSNSRATILDDADTWFGFEQEYFLWEDGAPLGFPKGGYPGPQGPYYCGVGFSNVGDVARQIVEEHLELCLEAGINHEGINAEVAKGQWEFQIFGKGSKTCADQIWVARYILNRLCESYGVDVNYHCKPLGKDLDWNGSGMHCNFSTKYMRETGGKEYFEALMAAFGKNLDEHIAVYGPDNHMRLTGLHETQSIDKFTYGIADRGSSVRVPHSFINAGYKGYLEDRRPNSQGDPYQIASRVLKTISEVPLP from the coding sequence ATGCCCAAGTTCAAATTGGAGTACATCTGGCTCGACGGCTACACGCCTGTCCCGAACCTCCGTAGCAAGACTCAGCTGAAGGATTTCGACTCCTTCCCGACCCTCGAGCAGCTTCCGAACTGGGGCTTCGACGGTTCCTCCACCCAGCAGGCCGAAGGCCGTAGCTCGGATTGCGTGCTGAAGCCGGTTGCGCTTTACCCAGACGGCAGCCGCAACAACGGCATCCTCGTGATGTGCGAAGTCATGATGCCCGATGGCGTCACCCCGCACCCGTCCAACAGCCGCGCCACCATCCTCGACGACGCCGACACCTGGTTCGGCTTCGAGCAGGAATACTTCCTCTGGGAAGACGGTGCTCCCCTCGGTTTCCCGAAGGGTGGCTACCCGGGTCCGCAAGGTCCGTACTACTGCGGCGTGGGCTTCAGCAATGTCGGTGACGTTGCCCGCCAGATCGTCGAAGAGCACCTCGAGCTCTGCCTTGAGGCCGGCATCAACCACGAAGGCATCAACGCCGAAGTGGCGAAGGGCCAGTGGGAATTCCAGATCTTCGGCAAGGGCTCGAAGACCTGCGCCGACCAGATCTGGGTCGCCCGCTACATCCTGAACCGCCTCTGCGAAAGCTACGGCGTGGATGTGAACTACCACTGCAAGCCGCTCGGCAAGGACCTCGACTGGAACGGCTCCGGCATGCACTGCAACTTCTCCACGAAGTACATGCGTGAAACCGGCGGCAAGGAGTACTTCGAAGCGCTCATGGCTGCTTTCGGCAAGAACCTCGACGAGCACATCGCCGTCTATGGTCCGGACAACCACATGCGTCTGACCGGTCTCCACGAGACCCAGTCCATCGACAAGTTCACCTACGGCATCGCCGACCGCGGTTCCTCCGTGCGCGTCCCGCACAGCTTTATCAACGCCGGCTACAAGGGCTACCTTGAAGACCGCCGTCCGAACTCGCAGGGCGACCCGTACCAGATCGCCAGCCGCGTGCTGAAGACGATCTCGGAAGTGCCGCTTCCGTAA
- a CDS encoding YybH family protein, which translates to MTTLARNEEQQIRDLVADWLKAVHARDVDAVMKDYAPDFTGYDLFAPTKVTGAGDYRKNYQMWFDHCSGPPTYEIRELDVTAGEDVAFCRSLNRMMSPKEGGGTEECWLRVTVCFKKIAGSWKVVHEHVSVPLDMETQKGVFDFRP; encoded by the coding sequence ATGACAACGCTCGCCCGAAACGAGGAACAACAGATCCGCGACCTGGTGGCCGATTGGCTAAAAGCCGTTCACGCTCGTGACGTGGATGCCGTGATGAAGGACTACGCGCCCGACTTCACCGGCTACGATCTCTTCGCGCCGACGAAAGTCACCGGCGCGGGCGATTACCGGAAGAACTACCAGATGTGGTTCGACCATTGCAGTGGTCCGCCGACCTACGAGATCCGCGAACTGGATGTCACCGCGGGCGAAGACGTTGCCTTTTGCCGCAGCCTCAACCGCATGATGAGCCCGAAGGAGGGCGGCGGCACCGAGGAATGCTGGCTGCGCGTCACCGTCTGCTTCAAGAAGATCGCCGGCTCGTGGAAAGTGGTCCATGAGCACGTCTCCGTGCCGCTGGACATGGAAACGCAGAAAGGCGTCTTCGATTTCCGGCCGTGA
- a CDS encoding YciI family protein, with protein MNNYSNSNGYLLLFRGTDWHKELSPELIQQIMGDWSTWFDRLTQQGKLSAANPLENEGVVITGKSRTLSDGPFAESKEAVGGFFLLTVDTFEEALEIGKECPALPYGIIVEVRPVAPACPAERMRREAELQALA; from the coding sequence ATGAACAACTACAGCAACTCGAATGGATACCTGCTGCTTTTCCGCGGCACCGATTGGCACAAGGAGCTCTCGCCCGAACTGATCCAGCAGATCATGGGCGATTGGAGCACTTGGTTCGACCGCCTGACCCAGCAGGGCAAGCTCTCCGCGGCGAATCCCCTGGAGAACGAAGGCGTGGTCATCACGGGAAAGTCCCGCACGCTCTCCGACGGCCCCTTCGCCGAATCGAAGGAAGCAGTCGGCGGCTTCTTCCTCCTGACCGTCGATACCTTTGAAGAGGCACTGGAGATCGGCAAGGAGTGCCCCGCCCTGCCCTACGGCATCATCGTGGAAGTTCGTCCGGTGGCACCTGCCTGCCCGGCCGAGCGCATGCGCCGCGAAGCGGAGCTCCAAGCCCTCGCCTGA